In the genome of Triticum urartu cultivar G1812 chromosome 5, Tu2.1, whole genome shotgun sequence, one region contains:
- the LOC125510424 gene encoding uncharacterized protein LOC125510424 isoform X1 — MKLRGSRVKQDDSGSPGTFSAPVRKKRGTRAPPSSRCLRGKKDDNVMSSDDAITEEGHAASPSSRKAEEQNHGEIAVGSSADPTAQSVSVNEARENSRALKNTSNVQTTAVKKTTAEDKTSRAIMDDQVFNAEMDSTSSDDESAEEVEDVKVCDICGDVGDEVKLAVCNRCNDGAEHTYCMREMMEKVPDGEWFCEECQTEVEYEKEKLEKPEVRLVTSKEESVQGKISKPFNDANSRSPCENGVEDETVGRKERNEANQGIRMVEDAKIPPVAKQNIPEPGGSSMESYSRKGVPLLRESSFRLDIEKGKQPTPQAPILLGFNASKNQAPPLTGQLSKSTSFNNSKVPKVKQLVNEVPQKTKTLKDQLSCSMRKEGPTSFSTKSASFKKPKTCEPANKAKSIPPAEELSVMNLPVSRNVSNDRGTSILGCPSITGPLAFPVQSKAESAAQRLTTGNNMSASSNSGHFTQFCGVDKLGLSAMKPLSERNLKDASAKRNKTSEATEKATSRSADQSDRILKCGPYHDPVYRPKDTSSGRSVPSSSTISSDPMDKSSRGFSPLDKTIVSTVPELDYIWQGDFELWRTGRSPELCDGFQAHLSCSASPKVLEVAKKFPSRVQLEELPRRNSWPTQFQQNGPTYENIGVFFFARDAQSYEHHYSKLVQNMLINDLALRGNIETAELIIFPSNILSKNSQRWNMFYFLWGVFKVKREDHWNLPLDVPISKCEPNLNEDPLTVDPHTSVLSSSRSLSEDQNNAADPACYLVKSATSADHQCLQTSEANRQGCSNGDNSSAQAVGGRDLEDHCHDSSMTCCLTNNRRAINDFSTAPAGKQKIIVYPDSQKKMCDGGNVVEPIFDVNTMPVTCSISSIHKQDNQNRAINLNNAESLMDVDHANNIELNSDTVDLVSHASRSAQKRNVDMANWTDGANGSVDKKIKLDNVSSTVESSLSGKVRDGRLSSKVHPLAALPVHDCTDNKTMAGISKSNGKCTFPLDLNVVDDADIDMVDDAATGNSITGLSEDLPEQNTQDLKPAPGDNISSRKPMVEEKLNKGDTQPTDMSGALSLSLAFPASKEQ; from the exons ATGAAGTTAAGAGGATCGAGAGTAAAGCAGGACGACTCTGGTTCACCAG GGACCTTCAGTGCGCCTGTTAGGAAGAAAAGAGGGACAAGAGCACCTCCATCTTCTAGATGTTTACGTGGTAAAAAGGATGATAATGTCATGAGCAGTGATGACGCTATCACAGAAGAAGGCCATGCTG CCTCTCCTTCAAGCAGGAAGGCAGAAGAACAAAATCATGGAGAGATAGCTGTTGGAAGCTCAGCTG ATCCCACAGCCCAGAGTGTCTCTGTAAATGAAGCACGTGAaaactcgagggcattgaaaaatACTTCTAATGTGCAAACAACTGCTGTTAAGAAGACTACTGCTGAGGATAAAACTTCTCGAGCAATCATGGATGAT CAGGTTTTTAATGCAGAAATGGATTCCACGTCTTCAGATGATGAGAGTGCCGAAGAAGTTGAGGAT GTGAAAGTTTGTGACATATGTGGAGATGTTGGTGATGAGGTGAAGCTCGCTGTTTGCAATAGATGCAACGATGGTGCTGAGCATAC TTATTGTATGCGGGAGATGATGGAAAAGGTTCCGGATGGTGAGTGGTTTTGTGAAGAGTGCCAAACTGAAGTAGAATATGAAAAGGAGAAGTTAGAAAAACCTGAGGTGAGGCTTGTCACTTCAAAGGAAGAGTCTGTTCAAGGGAAAATCAGTAAACCTTTCAATGATGCAAACAGCAGAAGTCCTTGTGAGAATGGAGTGGAGGATGAAACTGTTGGCAGAAAAGAACGGAATGAAGCAAATCAAGGCATTCGTATGGTTGAAGATGCAAAGATTCCGCCTGTGGCTAAACAAAATATTCCTGAACCTGGTGGTTCATCAATGGAGTCTTACTCCAGAAAAGGAGTACCTCTGCTACGCGAGAGCTCATTCAGGTTGGATATAGAGAAAGGAAAGCAACCTACTCCCCAAGCGCCAATCTTACTGGGGTTTAATGCTAGCAAGAATCAGGCACCACCACTTACTG GTCAACTCTCCAAGTCCACTTCTTTCAACAACTCTAAGGTGCCCAAGGTGAAGCAACTAGTGAATGAAGTTCCTCAGAAGACCAAAACTTTGAAGGATCAGTTGTCCTGTAGTATGAGAAAAGAGGGGCCAACGAGCTTTTCAACTAAGTCAGCATCATTCAAAAAGCCCAAAACTTGTGAGCCAGCAAATAAGGCAAAGTCTATACCACCTGCCGAGGAGCTAAGTGTGATGAATTTACCAGTGAGCCGAAATGTAAGTAATGATAGAGGCACTTCTATATTAGGATGCCCCTCAATTACTGGACCACTGGCTTTTCCAGTTCAATCAAAAGCAGAATCTGCAGCTCAGCGCCTCACTACAGGAAACAACATGTCTGCCTCTAGCAATTCAGGCCATTTTACCCAATTTTGTGGTGTTGATAAATTAGGTTTGTCTGCAATGAAACCTCTGAGTGAGCGAAACTTGAAGGATGCCTCTGCCAAAAGGAATAAAACGTCTGAAGCTACTGAGAAAGCTACTTCCAGATCAGCAGATCAATCTGATCGCATCCTCAAATGTGGTCCTTATCATGACCCAGTGTACAGGCCTAAAGATACGTCATCTGGAAGATCTGTTCCCAGCAGTTCTACTATATCAAGTGATCCGATGGACAAATCAAGTCGAGGCTTTTCACCCCTTgataaaacaatagtttcaactGTTCCAGAGTTGGATTATATTTGGCA GGGTGATTTTGAGCTGTGGAGGACTGGAAGATCACCTGAGCTATGTGATGGCTTTCAAGCTCACTTGTCATGTTCTGCTTCACCAAAAGTGCTGGAAGTAGCAAAAAAATTCCCTTCCAGAGTCCAGCTTGAAGAACTGCCTCGTCGAAACTCATGGCCCACGCAGTTTCAACAAAATGGACCCACATATGAGAATATTGGTGTTTTCTTCTTTGCTAGAGATGCTCAGAG CTATGAACATCATTACAGTAAATTGGTTCAGAATATGCTAATCAATGATTTGGCACTCAGAGGAAATATCGAAACAGCTGAATTAATTATATTCCCTTCTAACATCCTATCAAAGAACTCTCAAA GATGGAACATGTTTTATTTTCTATGGGGTGTGTTTAAAGTGAAAAGAGAAGATCACTGGAACCTTCCACTTGATGTACCAATAAGTAAATGTGAACCTAATTTGAATGAGGATCCCCTGACTGTGGATCCGCATACCTCTGTTTTGTCCTCTAGCCGTTCATTGTCTGAAGACCAAAATAATGCCGCTGACCCTGCCTGCTATTTGGTTAAGTCAGCTACTTCTGCAGACCATCAATGTTTGCAAACTTCGGAAGCTAATCGTCAGGGATGTTCAAATGGAGATAACTCTTCGGCCCAGGCTGTGGGCGGAAGAGATTTGGAAGATCACTGTCATGATTCAAGTATGACATGTTGTTTAACAAATAACAGGAGGGCAATAAATGATTTTTCCACTGCTCCGGCAGGAAAACAGAAG ATAATTGTATATCCAGACTCTCAAAAGAAAATGTGCGATGGTGGCAATGTTGTCGAACCCATTTTTGATGTAAATACGATGCCAGTTACTTGCTCTATCTCATCAATCCACAAACAAG ATAATCAGAACAGAGCCATCAACCTTAACAATGCAGAGAGCCTGATGGATGTAGATCATGCAAATAATATTGAACTGAACTCAGATACAGTGGATCTTGTTTCACATGCATCACGTAGTGCACAAAAAAGAAATGTGGATATGGCAAACTGGACTGACGGAGCCAATGGATCAGTAGACAAGAAAATTAAATTGGATAATGTATCGTCCACTGTGGAGTCTAGTTTAAGTGGGAAGGTCAGAGATGGAAGGTTATCATCCAAGGTACACCCTCTAGCAGCTTTACCTGTTCATGATTGCACTGACAATAAGACCATGGCAGGAATCTCGAAGAGTAATGGAAAGTGCACATTTCCACTAGATCTAAACGTGGTGGATGATGCAGATATAGACATGGTGGATGATGCAGCGACTGGAAATAGCATAACCGGTCTGTCTGAAGATTTACCTGAACAGAACACACAAGATCTTAAGCCAGCACCGGGGGACAACATATCTTCTAGAAAGCCCATGGttgaagaaaagttgaataaagGAGATACACAGCCTACTGATATGTCAGGCGcgctctccctctccctcgcattTCCAGCATCAAAGGAACAATAG
- the LOC125510424 gene encoding uncharacterized protein LOC125510424 isoform X4, which produces MKLRGSRVKQDDSGSPGTFSAPVRKKRGTRAPPSSRCLRGKKDDNVMSSDDAITEEGHAASPSSRKAEEQNHGEIAVGSSADPTAQSVSVNEARENSRALKNTSNVQTTAVKKTTAEDKTSRAIMDDQVFNAEMDSTSSDDESAEEVEDVKVCDICGDVGDEVKLAVCNRCNDGAEHTYCMREMMEKVPDGEWFCEECQTEVEYEKEKLEKPEVRLVTSKEESVQGKISKPFNDANSRSPCENGVEDETVGRKERNEANQGIRMVEDAKIPPVAKQNIPEPGGSSMESYSRKGVPLLRESSFRLDIEKGKQPTPQAPILLGFNASKNQAPPLTGQLSKSTSFNNSKVPKVKQLVNEVPQKTKTLKDQLSCSMRKEGPTSFSTKSASFKKPKTCEPANKAKSIPPAEELSVMNLPVSRNVSNDRGTSILGCPSITGPLAFPVQSKAESAAQRLTTGNNMSASSNSGHFTQFCGVDKLGLSAMKPLSERNLKDASAKRNKTSEATEKATSRSADQSDRILKCGPYHDPVYRPKDTSSGRSVPSSSTISSDPMDKSSRGFSPLDKTIVSTVPELDYIWQGDFELWRTGRSPELCDGFQAHLSCSASPKVLEVAKKFPSRVQLEELPRRNSWPTQFQQNGPTYENIGVFFFARDAQSYEHHYSKLVQNMLINDLALRGNIETAELIIFPSNILSKNSQRWNMFYFLWGVFKVKREDHWNLPLDVPISKCEPNLNEDPLTVDPHTSVLSSSRSLSEDQNNAADPACYLVKSATSADHQCLQTSEANRQGCSNGDNSSAQAVGGRDLEDHCHDSSMTCCLTNNRRAINDFSTAPAGKQKIIVYPDSQKKMCDGGNVVEPIFDVNTMPVTCSISSIHKQDNQNRAINLNNAESLMDVDHANNIELNSDTVDLVSHASRSAQKRNVDMANWTDGANGSVDKKIKLDNVSSTVESSLSGKVRDGRLSSKI; this is translated from the exons ATGAAGTTAAGAGGATCGAGAGTAAAGCAGGACGACTCTGGTTCACCAG GGACCTTCAGTGCGCCTGTTAGGAAGAAAAGAGGGACAAGAGCACCTCCATCTTCTAGATGTTTACGTGGTAAAAAGGATGATAATGTCATGAGCAGTGATGACGCTATCACAGAAGAAGGCCATGCTG CCTCTCCTTCAAGCAGGAAGGCAGAAGAACAAAATCATGGAGAGATAGCTGTTGGAAGCTCAGCTG ATCCCACAGCCCAGAGTGTCTCTGTAAATGAAGCACGTGAaaactcgagggcattgaaaaatACTTCTAATGTGCAAACAACTGCTGTTAAGAAGACTACTGCTGAGGATAAAACTTCTCGAGCAATCATGGATGAT CAGGTTTTTAATGCAGAAATGGATTCCACGTCTTCAGATGATGAGAGTGCCGAAGAAGTTGAGGAT GTGAAAGTTTGTGACATATGTGGAGATGTTGGTGATGAGGTGAAGCTCGCTGTTTGCAATAGATGCAACGATGGTGCTGAGCATAC TTATTGTATGCGGGAGATGATGGAAAAGGTTCCGGATGGTGAGTGGTTTTGTGAAGAGTGCCAAACTGAAGTAGAATATGAAAAGGAGAAGTTAGAAAAACCTGAGGTGAGGCTTGTCACTTCAAAGGAAGAGTCTGTTCAAGGGAAAATCAGTAAACCTTTCAATGATGCAAACAGCAGAAGTCCTTGTGAGAATGGAGTGGAGGATGAAACTGTTGGCAGAAAAGAACGGAATGAAGCAAATCAAGGCATTCGTATGGTTGAAGATGCAAAGATTCCGCCTGTGGCTAAACAAAATATTCCTGAACCTGGTGGTTCATCAATGGAGTCTTACTCCAGAAAAGGAGTACCTCTGCTACGCGAGAGCTCATTCAGGTTGGATATAGAGAAAGGAAAGCAACCTACTCCCCAAGCGCCAATCTTACTGGGGTTTAATGCTAGCAAGAATCAGGCACCACCACTTACTG GTCAACTCTCCAAGTCCACTTCTTTCAACAACTCTAAGGTGCCCAAGGTGAAGCAACTAGTGAATGAAGTTCCTCAGAAGACCAAAACTTTGAAGGATCAGTTGTCCTGTAGTATGAGAAAAGAGGGGCCAACGAGCTTTTCAACTAAGTCAGCATCATTCAAAAAGCCCAAAACTTGTGAGCCAGCAAATAAGGCAAAGTCTATACCACCTGCCGAGGAGCTAAGTGTGATGAATTTACCAGTGAGCCGAAATGTAAGTAATGATAGAGGCACTTCTATATTAGGATGCCCCTCAATTACTGGACCACTGGCTTTTCCAGTTCAATCAAAAGCAGAATCTGCAGCTCAGCGCCTCACTACAGGAAACAACATGTCTGCCTCTAGCAATTCAGGCCATTTTACCCAATTTTGTGGTGTTGATAAATTAGGTTTGTCTGCAATGAAACCTCTGAGTGAGCGAAACTTGAAGGATGCCTCTGCCAAAAGGAATAAAACGTCTGAAGCTACTGAGAAAGCTACTTCCAGATCAGCAGATCAATCTGATCGCATCCTCAAATGTGGTCCTTATCATGACCCAGTGTACAGGCCTAAAGATACGTCATCTGGAAGATCTGTTCCCAGCAGTTCTACTATATCAAGTGATCCGATGGACAAATCAAGTCGAGGCTTTTCACCCCTTgataaaacaatagtttcaactGTTCCAGAGTTGGATTATATTTGGCA GGGTGATTTTGAGCTGTGGAGGACTGGAAGATCACCTGAGCTATGTGATGGCTTTCAAGCTCACTTGTCATGTTCTGCTTCACCAAAAGTGCTGGAAGTAGCAAAAAAATTCCCTTCCAGAGTCCAGCTTGAAGAACTGCCTCGTCGAAACTCATGGCCCACGCAGTTTCAACAAAATGGACCCACATATGAGAATATTGGTGTTTTCTTCTTTGCTAGAGATGCTCAGAG CTATGAACATCATTACAGTAAATTGGTTCAGAATATGCTAATCAATGATTTGGCACTCAGAGGAAATATCGAAACAGCTGAATTAATTATATTCCCTTCTAACATCCTATCAAAGAACTCTCAAA GATGGAACATGTTTTATTTTCTATGGGGTGTGTTTAAAGTGAAAAGAGAAGATCACTGGAACCTTCCACTTGATGTACCAATAAGTAAATGTGAACCTAATTTGAATGAGGATCCCCTGACTGTGGATCCGCATACCTCTGTTTTGTCCTCTAGCCGTTCATTGTCTGAAGACCAAAATAATGCCGCTGACCCTGCCTGCTATTTGGTTAAGTCAGCTACTTCTGCAGACCATCAATGTTTGCAAACTTCGGAAGCTAATCGTCAGGGATGTTCAAATGGAGATAACTCTTCGGCCCAGGCTGTGGGCGGAAGAGATTTGGAAGATCACTGTCATGATTCAAGTATGACATGTTGTTTAACAAATAACAGGAGGGCAATAAATGATTTTTCCACTGCTCCGGCAGGAAAACAGAAG ATAATTGTATATCCAGACTCTCAAAAGAAAATGTGCGATGGTGGCAATGTTGTCGAACCCATTTTTGATGTAAATACGATGCCAGTTACTTGCTCTATCTCATCAATCCACAAACAAG ATAATCAGAACAGAGCCATCAACCTTAACAATGCAGAGAGCCTGATGGATGTAGATCATGCAAATAATATTGAACTGAACTCAGATACAGTGGATCTTGTTTCACATGCATCACGTAGTGCACAAAAAAGAAATGTGGATATGGCAAACTGGACTGACGGAGCCAATGGATCAGTAGACAAGAAAATTAAATTGGATAATGTATCGTCCACTGTGGAGTCTAGTTTAAGTGGGAAGGTCAGAGATGGAAGGTTATCATCCAAG ATATAG
- the LOC125510424 gene encoding uncharacterized protein LOC125510424 isoform X2 yields the protein MKLRGSRVKQDDSGSPGTFSAPVRKKRGTRAPPSSRCLRGKKDDNVMSSDDAITEEGHAASPSSRKAEEQNHGEIAVGSSADPTAQSVSVNEARENSRALKNTSNVQTTAVKKTTAEDKTSRAIMDDVFNAEMDSTSSDDESAEEVEDVKVCDICGDVGDEVKLAVCNRCNDGAEHTYCMREMMEKVPDGEWFCEECQTEVEYEKEKLEKPEVRLVTSKEESVQGKISKPFNDANSRSPCENGVEDETVGRKERNEANQGIRMVEDAKIPPVAKQNIPEPGGSSMESYSRKGVPLLRESSFRLDIEKGKQPTPQAPILLGFNASKNQAPPLTGQLSKSTSFNNSKVPKVKQLVNEVPQKTKTLKDQLSCSMRKEGPTSFSTKSASFKKPKTCEPANKAKSIPPAEELSVMNLPVSRNVSNDRGTSILGCPSITGPLAFPVQSKAESAAQRLTTGNNMSASSNSGHFTQFCGVDKLGLSAMKPLSERNLKDASAKRNKTSEATEKATSRSADQSDRILKCGPYHDPVYRPKDTSSGRSVPSSSTISSDPMDKSSRGFSPLDKTIVSTVPELDYIWQGDFELWRTGRSPELCDGFQAHLSCSASPKVLEVAKKFPSRVQLEELPRRNSWPTQFQQNGPTYENIGVFFFARDAQSYEHHYSKLVQNMLINDLALRGNIETAELIIFPSNILSKNSQRWNMFYFLWGVFKVKREDHWNLPLDVPISKCEPNLNEDPLTVDPHTSVLSSSRSLSEDQNNAADPACYLVKSATSADHQCLQTSEANRQGCSNGDNSSAQAVGGRDLEDHCHDSSMTCCLTNNRRAINDFSTAPAGKQKIIVYPDSQKKMCDGGNVVEPIFDVNTMPVTCSISSIHKQDNQNRAINLNNAESLMDVDHANNIELNSDTVDLVSHASRSAQKRNVDMANWTDGANGSVDKKIKLDNVSSTVESSLSGKVRDGRLSSKVHPLAALPVHDCTDNKTMAGISKSNGKCTFPLDLNVVDDADIDMVDDAATGNSITGLSEDLPEQNTQDLKPAPGDNISSRKPMVEEKLNKGDTQPTDMSGALSLSLAFPASKEQ from the exons ATGAAGTTAAGAGGATCGAGAGTAAAGCAGGACGACTCTGGTTCACCAG GGACCTTCAGTGCGCCTGTTAGGAAGAAAAGAGGGACAAGAGCACCTCCATCTTCTAGATGTTTACGTGGTAAAAAGGATGATAATGTCATGAGCAGTGATGACGCTATCACAGAAGAAGGCCATGCTG CCTCTCCTTCAAGCAGGAAGGCAGAAGAACAAAATCATGGAGAGATAGCTGTTGGAAGCTCAGCTG ATCCCACAGCCCAGAGTGTCTCTGTAAATGAAGCACGTGAaaactcgagggcattgaaaaatACTTCTAATGTGCAAACAACTGCTGTTAAGAAGACTACTGCTGAGGATAAAACTTCTCGAGCAATCATGGATGAT GTTTTTAATGCAGAAATGGATTCCACGTCTTCAGATGATGAGAGTGCCGAAGAAGTTGAGGAT GTGAAAGTTTGTGACATATGTGGAGATGTTGGTGATGAGGTGAAGCTCGCTGTTTGCAATAGATGCAACGATGGTGCTGAGCATAC TTATTGTATGCGGGAGATGATGGAAAAGGTTCCGGATGGTGAGTGGTTTTGTGAAGAGTGCCAAACTGAAGTAGAATATGAAAAGGAGAAGTTAGAAAAACCTGAGGTGAGGCTTGTCACTTCAAAGGAAGAGTCTGTTCAAGGGAAAATCAGTAAACCTTTCAATGATGCAAACAGCAGAAGTCCTTGTGAGAATGGAGTGGAGGATGAAACTGTTGGCAGAAAAGAACGGAATGAAGCAAATCAAGGCATTCGTATGGTTGAAGATGCAAAGATTCCGCCTGTGGCTAAACAAAATATTCCTGAACCTGGTGGTTCATCAATGGAGTCTTACTCCAGAAAAGGAGTACCTCTGCTACGCGAGAGCTCATTCAGGTTGGATATAGAGAAAGGAAAGCAACCTACTCCCCAAGCGCCAATCTTACTGGGGTTTAATGCTAGCAAGAATCAGGCACCACCACTTACTG GTCAACTCTCCAAGTCCACTTCTTTCAACAACTCTAAGGTGCCCAAGGTGAAGCAACTAGTGAATGAAGTTCCTCAGAAGACCAAAACTTTGAAGGATCAGTTGTCCTGTAGTATGAGAAAAGAGGGGCCAACGAGCTTTTCAACTAAGTCAGCATCATTCAAAAAGCCCAAAACTTGTGAGCCAGCAAATAAGGCAAAGTCTATACCACCTGCCGAGGAGCTAAGTGTGATGAATTTACCAGTGAGCCGAAATGTAAGTAATGATAGAGGCACTTCTATATTAGGATGCCCCTCAATTACTGGACCACTGGCTTTTCCAGTTCAATCAAAAGCAGAATCTGCAGCTCAGCGCCTCACTACAGGAAACAACATGTCTGCCTCTAGCAATTCAGGCCATTTTACCCAATTTTGTGGTGTTGATAAATTAGGTTTGTCTGCAATGAAACCTCTGAGTGAGCGAAACTTGAAGGATGCCTCTGCCAAAAGGAATAAAACGTCTGAAGCTACTGAGAAAGCTACTTCCAGATCAGCAGATCAATCTGATCGCATCCTCAAATGTGGTCCTTATCATGACCCAGTGTACAGGCCTAAAGATACGTCATCTGGAAGATCTGTTCCCAGCAGTTCTACTATATCAAGTGATCCGATGGACAAATCAAGTCGAGGCTTTTCACCCCTTgataaaacaatagtttcaactGTTCCAGAGTTGGATTATATTTGGCA GGGTGATTTTGAGCTGTGGAGGACTGGAAGATCACCTGAGCTATGTGATGGCTTTCAAGCTCACTTGTCATGTTCTGCTTCACCAAAAGTGCTGGAAGTAGCAAAAAAATTCCCTTCCAGAGTCCAGCTTGAAGAACTGCCTCGTCGAAACTCATGGCCCACGCAGTTTCAACAAAATGGACCCACATATGAGAATATTGGTGTTTTCTTCTTTGCTAGAGATGCTCAGAG CTATGAACATCATTACAGTAAATTGGTTCAGAATATGCTAATCAATGATTTGGCACTCAGAGGAAATATCGAAACAGCTGAATTAATTATATTCCCTTCTAACATCCTATCAAAGAACTCTCAAA GATGGAACATGTTTTATTTTCTATGGGGTGTGTTTAAAGTGAAAAGAGAAGATCACTGGAACCTTCCACTTGATGTACCAATAAGTAAATGTGAACCTAATTTGAATGAGGATCCCCTGACTGTGGATCCGCATACCTCTGTTTTGTCCTCTAGCCGTTCATTGTCTGAAGACCAAAATAATGCCGCTGACCCTGCCTGCTATTTGGTTAAGTCAGCTACTTCTGCAGACCATCAATGTTTGCAAACTTCGGAAGCTAATCGTCAGGGATGTTCAAATGGAGATAACTCTTCGGCCCAGGCTGTGGGCGGAAGAGATTTGGAAGATCACTGTCATGATTCAAGTATGACATGTTGTTTAACAAATAACAGGAGGGCAATAAATGATTTTTCCACTGCTCCGGCAGGAAAACAGAAG ATAATTGTATATCCAGACTCTCAAAAGAAAATGTGCGATGGTGGCAATGTTGTCGAACCCATTTTTGATGTAAATACGATGCCAGTTACTTGCTCTATCTCATCAATCCACAAACAAG ATAATCAGAACAGAGCCATCAACCTTAACAATGCAGAGAGCCTGATGGATGTAGATCATGCAAATAATATTGAACTGAACTCAGATACAGTGGATCTTGTTTCACATGCATCACGTAGTGCACAAAAAAGAAATGTGGATATGGCAAACTGGACTGACGGAGCCAATGGATCAGTAGACAAGAAAATTAAATTGGATAATGTATCGTCCACTGTGGAGTCTAGTTTAAGTGGGAAGGTCAGAGATGGAAGGTTATCATCCAAGGTACACCCTCTAGCAGCTTTACCTGTTCATGATTGCACTGACAATAAGACCATGGCAGGAATCTCGAAGAGTAATGGAAAGTGCACATTTCCACTAGATCTAAACGTGGTGGATGATGCAGATATAGACATGGTGGATGATGCAGCGACTGGAAATAGCATAACCGGTCTGTCTGAAGATTTACCTGAACAGAACACACAAGATCTTAAGCCAGCACCGGGGGACAACATATCTTCTAGAAAGCCCATGGttgaagaaaagttgaataaagGAGATACACAGCCTACTGATATGTCAGGCGcgctctccctctccctcgcattTCCAGCATCAAAGGAACAATAG